The Beijerinckiaceae bacterium genome has a window encoding:
- a CDS encoding site-2 protease family protein, with amino-acid sequence MSWSLTIGRFGATTVRVHLTFFLLLAWIGVSAWQKGGLPAARDSVLFIALLFSCVVLHEFGHILMARRFGIETPEVILLPIGGVALMPRMPQKPSQELAVAIAGPMVNIVIAFLLFLVLGTIQPDDLTRIDDPRVSFLARLAAANVFLVLFNMIPAFPMDGGRVLRALLAMKLGGARATRLAAFIGQAFAFVLGFLGLFGNPLLVFIAIFVYIAAAGEAQMTAFNEAARGLSVGDAMETRFNAIPVEANLATAIEMLLATAQHEFPVVDAFGKPVGLLVREDILSALKDHDREAAITAFMRAPVETVGSASPLEEVLDRLHGSQAALAVTDSKGILVGLLTRQNLAEMMIIKTKRPNWRFDRG; translated from the coding sequence ATGTCCTGGTCCCTGACGATCGGCCGCTTTGGTGCAACGACCGTGCGGGTTCATCTCACCTTTTTTCTCCTCCTTGCTTGGATCGGCGTCAGCGCCTGGCAGAAGGGAGGCCTTCCGGCGGCGCGCGATAGCGTGCTCTTCATTGCGCTCCTCTTTTCCTGTGTCGTCCTCCACGAATTCGGCCACATCCTCATGGCGCGGCGTTTCGGGATCGAGACGCCGGAGGTGATCTTGCTGCCGATCGGGGGAGTGGCGCTCATGCCACGCATGCCGCAGAAGCCTTCGCAGGAACTCGCGGTTGCGATCGCGGGACCGATGGTGAACATCGTTATCGCCTTTCTTCTCTTCCTCGTCCTCGGAACGATTCAACCCGATGATTTGACGCGGATTGATGATCCACGCGTCTCCTTTCTCGCGCGGCTCGCCGCCGCCAACGTCTTTCTGGTTCTCTTCAACATGATTCCCGCTTTCCCGATGGACGGCGGCCGTGTCCTACGCGCGCTCCTCGCCATGAAACTCGGGGGAGCCAGAGCAACACGTCTCGCCGCCTTCATTGGGCAGGCCTTCGCATTTGTGCTTGGCTTTCTTGGCCTCTTCGGTAATCCGCTCCTCGTCTTCATTGCGATCTTCGTTTATATCGCCGCAGCGGGAGAAGCGCAGATGACCGCCTTCAACGAGGCGGCACGCGGGCTTTCCGTGGGCGACGCAATGGAGACGCGTTTCAACGCGATCCCGGTCGAAGCGAACTTGGCCACGGCGATCGAAATGCTGCTCGCGACCGCGCAGCATGAATTTCCAGTGGTGGACGCTTTCGGAAAGCCGGTCGGCCTCCTCGTGCGCGAAGACATACTCTCGGCGCTGAAGGACCACGACCGTGAGGCGGCAATCACTGCTTTTATGCGCGCGCCAGTCGAGACTGTGGGGAGCGCATCCCCACTTGAAGAGGTGCTCGACCGGCTCCACGGATCGCAAGCCGCTTTGGCCGTCACCGATTCCAAAGGGATCCTCGTCGGTCTCCTCACGCGTCAGAACCTTGCTGAGATGATGATCATCAAGACCAAGCGGCCCAACTGGCGCTTCGATCGTGGCTGA
- a CDS encoding thioredoxin family protein produces MKDIKVLGPGCANCKNTTALIERVAQEKGLAINLQKIEDLRDIMSYGVMSTPGVVVDGKVVHAGGVPSREKVELWLI; encoded by the coding sequence ATGAAGGACATTAAGGTGCTCGGACCCGGTTGCGCCAACTGCAAGAACACAACGGCGCTTATCGAACGCGTCGCCCAGGAGAAGGGCCTTGCGATCAACCTGCAGAAAATCGAAGATCTTCGCGACATCATGAGTTACGGCGTCATGTCGACGCCTGGCGTTGTAGTCGATGGGAAGGTTGTCCACGCAGGCGGCGTGCCGAGCCGCGAAAAGGTCGAGCTGTGGTTGATCTGA
- a CDS encoding porin has translation MTRVKGLLLGSAAALTWVIGTSGARAADLPVREAAPIEYVRICDAYGAGFFYIPGTETCLRVGGLVLTELRGFDPSYSILGPSFYANGTPRPIMGYVPSPSQYSNARSRDATHFNALGRVELDARTKSPWGALRAFARVDAYYGSGGNSARGSLAYLSPNVFNTSAGSTAQRETTIVNKAFIQFAGLTAGRAQSMFDFYADAYNYAPLRGSNATVALLAYTATFDGGFSASISFEDQPSRRVAIGSTIASTAAAAINVGGITGTSFQAQPAGARMPEIVGNLRLDQPWGAVQVSAAAHQVRASLFGATALATPPTAYAFPAMVNNSYGFAVQGGIQLKADFISPGDKFWLQAAYEKGAFGYVAGTNLGFNYGAVNANRYAGDGFVPMDYGYGWNPQSNSDCIFTGSRSCEQQAGWDVTAAYKHYWIPTLSSAIFGSYLQVDYSQNALNGFGGAVGVSNLKESRVGTNLVWTPLKGFDIGTELTYIHLNQTRPVGLAPDFGPGSLTAAGLPKFKANASEYEGRLRVQRAF, from the coding sequence ATGACCCGTGTTAAGGGCCTTCTTCTGGGTTCAGCCGCGGCCTTGACGTGGGTCATTGGGACATCAGGTGCCCGTGCCGCCGATCTTCCGGTGCGGGAAGCCGCGCCGATCGAATATGTCCGTATCTGCGACGCCTATGGGGCCGGCTTTTTCTACATTCCAGGCACAGAGACGTGTCTCAGGGTCGGCGGCTTGGTGCTAACCGAGTTGCGTGGTTTCGATCCGTCCTACAGTATCTTGGGGCCGAGCTTCTACGCTAATGGCACGCCACGACCGATCATGGGCTACGTTCCATCACCAAGCCAGTACAGCAATGCGCGATCGCGTGATGCGACCCACTTCAATGCATTGGGCCGCGTTGAACTCGATGCCAGGACAAAGTCACCTTGGGGTGCCTTGCGGGCCTTCGCGCGGGTCGATGCCTATTATGGCTCCGGCGGCAATTCCGCGAGGGGGAGCCTTGCATACCTGTCACCAAATGTGTTCAACACATCGGCTGGATCGACGGCGCAGCGCGAGACAACAATCGTCAACAAGGCCTTCATTCAATTCGCCGGCCTGACCGCGGGCCGCGCCCAATCGATGTTCGATTTCTACGCCGATGCCTACAATTACGCTCCCTTGCGCGGTTCCAATGCTACTGTCGCGTTGCTCGCCTACACGGCGACGTTCGACGGCGGTTTCTCGGCGTCGATCTCCTTCGAAGATCAGCCATCGCGGCGCGTCGCGATTGGCAGCACGATTGCGAGCACCGCCGCGGCGGCGATCAATGTCGGCGGCATAACGGGTACCTCGTTCCAGGCCCAGCCTGCGGGCGCGCGCATGCCGGAAATCGTCGGCAATCTCCGCCTGGACCAGCCCTGGGGCGCGGTGCAAGTGTCGGCGGCGGCGCATCAGGTCCGGGCCAGCCTCTTCGGGGCTACCGCTCTTGCCACGCCGCCGACGGCCTATGCATTCCCGGCCATGGTCAACAATTCCTATGGCTTCGCGGTTCAAGGCGGTATTCAGTTAAAGGCCGATTTCATCTCGCCCGGCGACAAGTTCTGGCTGCAGGCGGCTTATGAAAAAGGCGCTTTCGGCTATGTCGCCGGCACCAATCTTGGGTTTAACTATGGCGCGGTCAATGCAAATCGCTACGCGGGCGACGGGTTTGTGCCAATGGACTACGGCTATGGCTGGAATCCGCAAAGCAATTCGGACTGCATCTTCACCGGCAGCCGCTCCTGCGAACAGCAAGCGGGCTGGGACGTCACGGCCGCCTACAAGCACTATTGGATCCCGACCCTGAGTTCGGCGATCTTTGGCTCGTATCTGCAGGTGGATTATTCGCAAAACGCGCTCAACGGCTTCGGCGGCGCGGTCGGCGTATCCAACCTGAAGGAATCACGTGTCGGTACCAACCTCGTCTGGACGCCGCTCAAGGGCTTCGATATCGGCACCGAGTTGACGTATATTCACTTGAACCAGACGCGGCCAGTTGGCCTTGCTCCGGATTTCGGTCCAGGGAGCCTTACCGCCGCTGGACTGCCGAAATTCAAAGCCAACGCTAGCGAGTACGAAGGACGCCTTCGTGTTCAACGCGCATTCTGA
- a CDS encoding DUF305 domain-containing protein, with product MRHRHGIRTITTAFVAVLGFGFVSFVLAENATPPIPENGRAAQAGHRREAAYLAENEAAMALMMKGMAVKPTGDIDRDFVAMMEPHHQGAIDMAQALLRYGTNEQLKRLAQEIIVTQQQEIAVMRLAIGEPLVPSMASPTQSVPASKADP from the coding sequence ATGCGTCACCGCCATGGGATTCGCACGATCACCACCGCTTTCGTGGCCGTGCTGGGCTTTGGGTTCGTTTCCTTCGTTTTGGCAGAGAATGCAACGCCTCCGATCCCCGAGAACGGTCGGGCAGCGCAAGCGGGACATCGGCGCGAAGCGGCTTACCTTGCTGAGAACGAAGCTGCCATGGCGCTCATGATGAAAGGCATGGCTGTGAAGCCGACCGGCGACATCGACCGCGACTTCGTGGCCATGATGGAGCCCCACCATCAGGGCGCTATCGACATGGCCCAGGCTCTTCTTCGCTATGGCACGAATGAGCAGCTCAAGCGCCTCGCACAGGAAATTATCGTCACGCAACAGCAGGAGATTGCGGTGATGCGGCTGGCAATCGGCGAGCCCCTGGTGCCCTCGATGGCCTCCCCTACGCAATCGGTGCCAGCGTCGAAAGCCGATCCGTAA
- a CDS encoding protein tyrosine phosphatase: protein MARTSRPVAGSGPERFEGADALQILGALAQSSRLEVFRLLIRYLPYGLAAGDIARLLLVPHNTLSTHLAVLEQAGLVMARREGRSIIYAANRARALRLGAFLLEDCCGVTEKICGPSDTTDAATLFPAKREGLTSDKTYNVLIVCTGNSARSILAEAILNKEGAGRVRAFSAGSRPKDEPNPHALALLKDLGYETAGFRSKSWNEFAGPDAPHMDFIITVCDSAAGEACPRWPGHPLVAHWGIPDPAAIEGTEAKKRAAFMDAYRCLSARVSAFVNLDFEKLDLATLKQKLLDIGAMDGATEKTLQSKAA, encoded by the coding sequence ATGGCCCGGACCTCCAGACCGGTCGCGGGGTCGGGGCCCGAGCGCTTCGAAGGGGCCGATGCGCTACAAATTCTCGGCGCCTTGGCGCAATCGTCGCGTCTCGAAGTGTTCCGGCTTCTCATTCGCTATCTGCCCTATGGCCTCGCGGCCGGCGACATCGCCCGGCTTCTTCTTGTGCCGCACAATACCTTGTCGACACATCTTGCGGTGCTGGAGCAGGCAGGCCTCGTAATGGCTCGGCGCGAGGGCCGCTCTATCATCTACGCGGCGAACCGCGCTCGCGCCCTACGGCTCGGCGCCTTTCTCCTTGAGGATTGCTGCGGCGTGACTGAGAAGATCTGCGGCCCGTCGGATACGACCGATGCTGCGACTCTGTTTCCAGCCAAACGAGAGGGGCTCACGTCAGACAAGACATATAACGTTCTGATTGTTTGTACCGGCAATTCCGCCCGCTCGATACTTGCGGAAGCGATATTGAACAAGGAAGGAGCCGGTCGCGTGCGCGCCTTTTCGGCCGGCAGCCGGCCGAAGGACGAACCGAACCCTCATGCGCTCGCATTGCTGAAGGACCTCGGTTACGAGACGGCCGGATTTCGGTCCAAGAGCTGGAATGAGTTCGCGGGGCCGGATGCGCCGCACATGGACTTCATCATTACGGTCTGCGATTCGGCGGCGGGCGAGGCTTGCCCCCGTTGGCCTGGGCATCCGCTCGTCGCCCATTGGGGCATACCCGATCCGGCGGCCATCGAAGGCACGGAAGCCAAGAAGCGCGCCGCCTTCATGGACGCCTATCGCTGCCTTTCCGCGCGGGTCTCCGCCTTCGTCAATCTTGATTTTGAAAAGCTCGATCTTGCGACGCTGAAACAGAAGCTGTTGGACATCGGCGCCATGGACGGCGCAACGGAGAAAACGCTCCAGAGCAAGGCTGCGTAA
- a CDS encoding ferrous iron transporter B: MMAIDFGDLKVGERGRVIGFKPGGIAQRQKLLSMGVTPGAEFTVVRVAPLGDPVEVRVRDTSLSMRKNEVSALLIERVSAALTIAIIGNPNCGKSTLFNGLTGARQRVGNWAGVTVEKKVGFCRFGDQTVKVVDLPGMYSLDAYDEASSIDERIARDYILSGEANLIIDLVDASHLEHNLYLTTQLLEMKAPLVVILNIMEEAKGRDAEFDLEAIQHRLTCPVMAVVASKRREVEGLKAELQRLAEKQPLPSLAIDYPPLIEDAISDLSRLISEGSGTTRFESRWLAVRLLEGDAFATHEVGNTVREAKEAHASQIAQETGDESDILIADSRYRFIHALAGEAQPKRAAAGPSISARIDRVVLNRLLGIPIFLGVMYCLFLFTIQLGRAFKPFFNQLSNIFFIEGFGQILAQLNAPTWLNVLLAGGVGNGLLQVVNFIPIIGFLYLFISMLEESGYMARASFVMDRLMRSLGLPGNVFVPMVVGFGCNVPAIMATRTLDRPRDRIVAVLMAPFMSCGGRLAVYTIFAAAFFPAEGHLVIFGMYLLGIVFAMITALLMKQSLLTEERAVHVLELPSYHLPKLRNVLISTWTRVKAFVFRVGQFIIPMVLILKLLSVWGTDGSFNQQPIDRSLLAAGGRAITPALAPMGVQEDQWPATVALLTGVLHKVVIVSTLESIYLDAQKAPPAAAEGGFNLVEKIERAAMTIPQNLKALIGLSPAASAQGAHSGLAPALASRFDGKVGALAYLILLLCYPCIATTAATARETNRRWTALMVFWTVSLGYGAAILFYQIGTFVSHPSSSTAWILSVLTYFVVLGVASAYFGMRNRRVSASKLVAKA; encoded by the coding sequence ATGATGGCAATTGACTTTGGTGATCTGAAAGTCGGTGAACGAGGCCGCGTCATAGGCTTCAAACCCGGGGGTATCGCCCAGCGGCAGAAATTACTGTCGATGGGGGTTACGCCCGGCGCTGAATTCACTGTCGTTCGGGTTGCTCCGCTTGGTGACCCGGTCGAGGTTCGCGTGCGCGACACCTCCCTCAGCATGCGCAAGAACGAAGTGTCGGCCTTGTTGATCGAGCGCGTCAGCGCTGCGCTCACGATCGCGATCATCGGCAACCCGAACTGTGGCAAGAGTACATTGTTCAACGGCCTGACAGGGGCGAGGCAGCGGGTAGGAAACTGGGCCGGCGTCACGGTAGAGAAGAAGGTGGGATTTTGCCGGTTCGGAGATCAAACCGTCAAGGTCGTCGATTTGCCGGGGATGTATTCCCTTGATGCGTATGACGAGGCTTCCTCTATCGATGAGCGGATCGCACGCGACTATATTCTCTCGGGCGAAGCCAACCTTATCATCGATCTCGTCGACGCTTCCCACTTGGAGCATAACCTTTATCTAACAACGCAATTATTGGAGATGAAGGCGCCGTTAGTTGTCATCCTCAACATCATGGAAGAGGCCAAGGGCCGGGACGCGGAGTTTGACCTCGAAGCTATCCAACATCGACTGACTTGCCCGGTCATGGCGGTGGTCGCCTCCAAGCGGAGAGAAGTCGAGGGACTCAAGGCAGAGCTTCAGCGGCTCGCCGAGAAGCAACCCCTACCCAGCCTCGCCATTGACTACCCGCCGTTGATTGAAGACGCGATCTCAGACCTGTCGCGATTGATTAGTGAAGGTTCGGGAACAACTCGCTTCGAAAGCCGCTGGCTGGCGGTCCGCTTGCTAGAAGGTGACGCATTTGCGACCCATGAGGTCGGCAATACGGTGAGAGAAGCGAAAGAGGCGCATGCTAGCCAAATTGCGCAAGAGACAGGCGACGAGTCCGATATCCTTATCGCGGACAGCCGTTACCGTTTCATCCATGCATTAGCTGGCGAGGCGCAGCCCAAGCGCGCCGCGGCGGGTCCTAGTATCTCGGCCCGGATCGACCGCGTGGTGCTGAATCGGCTCCTCGGTATCCCCATCTTCCTCGGGGTTATGTATTGCCTGTTCTTATTTACGATTCAGCTTGGTCGAGCTTTCAAGCCATTTTTCAATCAGCTTTCCAATATCTTCTTTATCGAAGGTTTCGGGCAAATCCTCGCGCAGCTCAACGCTCCCACATGGCTTAACGTCCTGCTCGCCGGCGGTGTCGGCAATGGTCTTCTTCAGGTGGTGAACTTCATTCCTATCATCGGGTTTCTTTACCTTTTCATTTCAATGCTCGAAGAGTCGGGCTACATGGCCCGGGCCAGTTTCGTCATGGATCGTCTCATGCGTTCCCTGGGTCTTCCGGGAAATGTGTTCGTGCCCATGGTGGTTGGCTTCGGTTGCAATGTGCCCGCCATCATGGCGACGCGCACGTTGGATCGCCCCCGAGATCGAATCGTGGCCGTGCTGATGGCCCCGTTCATGTCCTGCGGCGGTCGTCTGGCGGTGTACACGATATTTGCCGCAGCCTTTTTCCCAGCCGAAGGCCACCTCGTGATCTTCGGCATGTATCTCCTCGGAATCGTTTTCGCGATGATCACCGCGCTCTTGATGAAGCAAAGCTTGCTCACTGAAGAACGCGCGGTGCACGTCCTGGAGTTGCCATCCTATCATCTGCCCAAGCTGAGAAATGTGTTGATCAGTACCTGGACGCGCGTGAAGGCTTTCGTATTTCGTGTGGGCCAGTTCATCATCCCGATGGTGCTTATCCTGAAGCTGCTAAGCGTGTGGGGAACCGACGGGTCATTCAACCAGCAGCCGATTGATCGCTCTCTTTTGGCCGCGGGCGGGCGGGCGATCACGCCGGCCTTGGCCCCGATGGGCGTCCAGGAAGATCAATGGCCCGCCACGGTCGCGCTCCTGACCGGCGTTCTGCATAAGGTCGTGATCGTGAGCACCCTGGAGTCGATCTATTTGGACGCCCAGAAGGCGCCGCCGGCTGCTGCGGAGGGAGGTTTCAACCTGGTGGAAAAGATCGAGCGGGCGGCGATGACCATTCCGCAAAATCTGAAAGCCCTCATCGGGCTTAGCCCAGCGGCGAGCGCGCAGGGAGCTCACAGCGGTCTCGCGCCCGCGTTGGCGAGCCGGTTCGACGGCAAGGTCGGGGCGCTTGCCTACCTCATATTACTCCTATGTTACCCATGTATCGCGACCACGGCGGCGACCGCGCGCGAGACTAACCGACGGTGGACGGCGTTGATGGTGTTTTGGACGGTTAGCCTTGGCTATGGTGCGGCTATTTTATTCTACCAGATCGGCACGTTTGTCTCTCATCCATCCTCATCGACCGCATGGATATTGAGCGTGCTGACGTATTTCGTCGTCCTCGGCGTGGCGAGCGCCTATTTCGGGATGAGAAACAGGCGTGTGTCGGCAAGCAAATTGGTCGCCAAAGCCTGA
- the arsC gene encoding arsenate reductase (glutaredoxin) has protein sequence METGADARPIAVTIYHNPSCGTSRNTLAMIRNAGIAPTIIEYLKTPPTREILIDLIARMGIPARALLREKGTPFHELNLDDPSLGDELLLDAMMAHPILINRPIVVTPKGARLCRPSELVLDLLPSQFGEFRKEDGELVIDAAGQRVLKV, from the coding sequence ATGGAGACCGGCGCCGACGCCAGGCCCATTGCGGTCACGATCTACCACAACCCGTCCTGCGGGACCTCGCGTAACACGCTTGCCATGATCCGCAATGCCGGGATTGCGCCGACGATCATTGAATATCTCAAAACGCCGCCGACTCGTGAAATCCTCATCGATCTCATTGCAAGGATGGGGATCCCGGCGCGGGCGCTTCTTCGTGAAAAAGGTACGCCCTTTCACGAATTGAATCTCGACGATCCTTCACTGGGCGACGAACTCCTGCTCGATGCAATGATGGCCCATCCGATCCTCATCAATCGGCCTATCGTCGTGACGCCCAAGGGCGCGCGGCTGTGCCGTCCTTCCGAGTTGGTGCTCGATCTTCTGCCATCTCAGTTTGGCGAGTTCCGCAAGGAAGACGGCGAGCTTGTCATCGACGCCGCGGGTCAGCGGGTACTGAAAGTTTAG
- a CDS encoding RNA polymerase subunit sigma: protein MEDMMLLVEPLIPALRRYARALVRDRSAADDLVQDCLERTISHWHQRRAEGDPRSWIFTILHNLAINQLRQKTRRGWHMAIDDVEEATLSRPPSQEEGLHHQDLLRALDTLPEDQRSVLLLVSVEDLSYAEAARVLDIPVGTVMSRLSRAREKLLHALVGDKADASTPSQYLRRVK from the coding sequence ATGGAAGACATGATGCTTCTGGTCGAGCCGCTGATCCCGGCCCTGCGCCGCTACGCTCGCGCGTTGGTGCGCGATCGCTCCGCGGCCGATGACCTGGTCCAGGATTGTCTTGAGCGGACGATTAGCCATTGGCATCAGCGCCGTGCCGAGGGTGATCCCCGGAGTTGGATCTTCACGATTCTCCACAATCTTGCCATCAACCAATTACGCCAGAAGACGCGCCGTGGTTGGCACATGGCGATCGACGATGTCGAGGAAGCAACGCTGTCGCGTCCGCCTTCTCAAGAAGAGGGGCTGCACCATCAGGACCTTCTGCGGGCTCTCGATACCCTGCCAGAGGATCAGCGCAGTGTCCTGCTTCTCGTGTCGGTTGAGGATTTGTCCTATGCCGAAGCCGCTCGGGTTCTCGATATTCCAGTCGGCACGGTAATGTCTCGGCTATCGCGTGCGCGGGAGAAGCTCCTGCACGCCTTGGTTGGCGACAAAGCCGACGCGTCCACACCAAGTCAATACTTGCGGAGGGTCAAATGA
- a CDS encoding ArsR family transcriptional regulator — translation MADGKIYNVLFLCTGNSARSIMAEAILNRLGADRFKAYSAGSHPKGEIHPRAVAILEKSGFLTDGFRSKSWDEFAGPGAPPLDFVFTVCDDAAKEQCPYWPGQPMTAHWGQPDPAAAEGTEVEKHLAFADAFRMLYNRISIFTSLPMKSLDKLSLQRQLDEIGKTNSVEEKA, via the coding sequence ATGGCCGATGGCAAGATCTACAACGTCCTTTTCCTCTGCACCGGCAATTCGGCGCGCTCGATCATGGCCGAGGCGATCCTGAATCGGCTCGGCGCGGACCGGTTCAAAGCCTATAGCGCCGGCTCTCATCCCAAGGGTGAGATCCATCCGCGTGCGGTCGCGATTCTGGAAAAATCGGGCTTCCTGACGGACGGGTTTCGCTCGAAGAGCTGGGATGAATTCGCTGGGCCCGGCGCCCCGCCGCTCGATTTCGTGTTCACTGTTTGCGATGACGCCGCGAAAGAACAATGTCCCTATTGGCCGGGCCAACCGATGACGGCCCATTGGGGCCAGCCGGATCCGGCCGCCGCCGAAGGAACCGAGGTCGAGAAACATCTGGCGTTCGCAGATGCGTTCAGGATGCTCTACAACCGCATTTCGATCTTCACTTCACTGCCGATGAAGAGCCTCGACAAGCTCTCGCTTCAGCGGCAGCTCGATGAGATCGGCAAGACGAACTCCGTCGAGGAGAAAGCTTGA
- a CDS encoding phosphoenolpyruvate synthase (catalyzes the formation of phosphoenolpyruvate from pyruvate): MVLSSPHVCWFETLRLEDVPLVGGKNASLGELYRELGEAGVKVPNGFALTVAAYADALSSAKAWAGLHTLLDDLDIADVDLLAERAAQARKIVYDATGNAKLRANMEAAYRRLETQYGTGVAVAVRSSATAEDLPTASFAGQHESYLNIRGADDLFEACRLCFASVFTDRAIVYRANNGFDHFKVGLSVGVMKMVRSDRASSGVIFTLDTESGFRDVVFITGIYGLGENLVQGKVEPDEFHVHKPTFQQGYRAVLRRSLGQKQLRLIYAEGHTGSTTRNVSTTEAERACFCIEDGEVLKLADYAIRVEEHYSHRAGHAEPMDIEWAKDADDGGLYIVQARPETVASQRSTSVFETYTLTGSGRLLLSGSAIGEKIGTGIVRVVNGTADLHSFQPGEVLVASSTSPDWEPVMKTAGAIITDHGGRTCHAAIVARELGVPAVVGAKTATRALHNGERVTVSCAGGEVGAVYEGEISFEVARLPASALALPKTEIMINLGNPDLAFRNAMMPNAGVGLARMEFIISEHIGIHPMALVHPEKVAGPDMERIRAVTRNFDSPREFFVRTLAEGVGTIAAAFYPKPVIIRLSDFKTNEYAQLIGGAAFEPREANPMLGFRGASRYAHPAYADGFALECASLRRVREEMGLTNLRVMVPFCRRVTEAERVLQVMAQHGLERGRNGLEIYVMCEIPNNVIQVDAFAAIFDGFSIGSNDLTQLTLGVDRDSEIVAFDFDERDPGMLEMLRLAVTGAKRNGRHVGICGEAPANYPEIAQFLTGLGIDSISVNPSSLVRTIAVVREAEQSGGGK; encoded by the coding sequence ATGGTATTGTCTTCTCCCCATGTCTGCTGGTTTGAAACGCTCCGGCTTGAAGATGTTCCCCTGGTCGGCGGCAAGAATGCCTCTCTGGGTGAGCTTTACCGTGAGTTGGGTGAGGCGGGTGTCAAGGTGCCGAATGGCTTCGCCCTAACGGTCGCAGCCTATGCCGACGCATTGTCATCGGCAAAGGCATGGGCTGGCCTGCATACGCTGCTGGACGATCTCGACATTGCTGACGTCGACTTGCTGGCGGAGCGAGCCGCGCAAGCGCGCAAGATTGTCTACGACGCCACCGGCAACGCCAAACTTCGTGCGAACATGGAGGCGGCCTATCGCCGGCTCGAGACGCAATATGGTACCGGCGTTGCAGTGGCTGTGCGCAGCTCGGCTACCGCCGAGGATCTGCCGACTGCGAGCTTTGCCGGACAGCATGAAAGTTATCTCAACATTCGCGGCGCGGATGATCTTTTCGAGGCCTGTCGCCTCTGCTTCGCCTCGGTGTTCACCGACCGCGCCATCGTCTACCGCGCGAACAATGGGTTTGACCATTTCAAGGTCGGGCTCTCGGTCGGCGTGATGAAAATGGTGCGCTCGGATCGCGCGAGTAGTGGCGTGATCTTCACGCTCGATACGGAGTCCGGCTTCCGCGATGTGGTGTTCATCACGGGCATCTATGGGCTCGGAGAGAACCTCGTACAGGGCAAGGTGGAGCCGGACGAGTTCCACGTGCACAAGCCGACCTTCCAGCAGGGATATCGCGCCGTGCTGCGCCGCTCGCTCGGACAAAAGCAGCTGCGCCTCATATATGCGGAAGGCCATACCGGATCGACCACCCGCAATGTTTCCACTACCGAGGCCGAGCGGGCCTGCTTCTGCATCGAGGATGGTGAGGTGCTGAAGCTCGCCGACTATGCTATCCGCGTCGAGGAGCACTACTCGCACCGCGCGGGCCATGCCGAGCCGATGGATATTGAATGGGCGAAGGACGCCGACGACGGCGGACTCTACATCGTGCAGGCGCGCCCGGAGACCGTGGCCTCCCAGCGCTCGACAAGCGTGTTTGAGACTTACACGCTGACAGGCAGCGGTAGGTTACTTCTGTCCGGCAGCGCCATCGGCGAGAAGATTGGTACCGGTATCGTGCGCGTCGTTAATGGGACCGCGGACCTACACAGCTTCCAGCCTGGAGAGGTTCTGGTTGCGAGCTCGACAAGTCCCGACTGGGAACCCGTGATGAAGACGGCCGGCGCGATCATCACTGATCACGGCGGACGCACCTGCCACGCGGCGATTGTCGCGCGCGAACTCGGCGTGCCCGCCGTGGTGGGAGCGAAGACTGCCACACGCGCGTTACACAATGGCGAACGCGTCACCGTCTCCTGCGCGGGTGGCGAGGTGGGCGCGGTCTATGAAGGCGAGATATCGTTCGAGGTCGCACGTCTGCCTGCTAGCGCCTTGGCGCTGCCGAAAACTGAGATCATGATAAACTTGGGCAATCCAGATCTTGCGTTTCGCAACGCCATGATGCCAAACGCCGGCGTTGGCCTGGCCCGCATGGAATTCATCATTAGTGAGCATATCGGTATCCACCCGATGGCGCTGGTGCATCCCGAGAAAGTCGCGGGGCCGGATATGGAGCGGATCCGCGCCGTCACCCGTAACTTCGACTCGCCACGCGAGTTTTTTGTCCGCACGTTGGCTGAGGGCGTCGGTACGATCGCCGCCGCATTCTACCCCAAGCCGGTGATCATTCGGCTTTCGGACTTCAAGACCAACGAATACGCGCAGTTGATCGGCGGTGCTGCATTCGAACCGCGGGAGGCCAATCCGATGCTCGGCTTCCGCGGCGCGTCACGCTATGCTCATCCCGCCTATGCCGATGGCTTCGCCCTGGAGTGTGCCTCGCTGCGCCGTGTCCGCGAAGAGATGGGGCTGACTAATCTCCGGGTCATGGTGCCCTTCTGCCGCCGCGTGACCGAAGCCGAGCGCGTGCTACAGGTGATGGCGCAGCATGGTCTCGAACGCGGTCGCAACGGTCTGGAGATCTATGTGATGTGCGAGATCCCGAACAATGTCATCCAGGTGGATGCGTTCGCTGCCATATTCGACGGGTTCTCGATTGGCTCTAACGACCTGACGCAGCTCACGCTCGGCGTGGACCGCGATTCCGAAATCGTAGCGTTCGATTTCGACGAGCGCGATCCGGGCATGTTGGAAATGCTGCGGCTGGCCGTTACAGGGGCGAAGCGGAATGGCCGGCACGTCGGCATTTGCGGCGAGGCTCCGGCGAACTACCCGGAGATCGCTCAATTTCTCACCGGCCTCGGCATCGACTCGATCAGTGTCAATCCCTCGAGCCTGGTGCGCACCATCGCCGTGGTGCGCGAGGCAGAACAGTCGGGGGGAGGGAAGTGA